A single Coriobacteriia bacterium DNA region contains:
- a CDS encoding chemotaxis protein CheB, which produces MSKKRKGPEPVAAETGRTPVVGVGASADGLEAFSELLTQLPSDSGLAIVLIQHLEPTHTSDLAQILGRKTSMPVLEVESGMRIQADHVYVIPPNTEMRVSGDILSLSPRPVSKTPSMTVDIFLTSLAQQYGSLSIGVILSGTASDGTKGLAAIKAQDGITLVQDPSTAGHRGMPASAMAAGVADAVLPIEGIARELVRLSKHPYVRQVEKRELETPRVLSAEEEQALEGIAARVRRSTGLDLTHYKRPTVLRRVERRMAMKHAASMSEYVGILDKDDDEVAELLADVLVRVTSFFRDPETFEALKTQVLPSIVEGRSGDAAVRVWVPGCATGQEAYSIAIVLLEALEEAGSDARIQVFASDLREKDLVFARRGIFPPEVASEVGEARLDRFFTEVEDGYQVSRAIREACVFARHDVTNDPPFGRLDLVSCRNLLIYLDNVLQKRLLGIFHYSLVQDGVLVLGESEGITSAPGLFRRTEHKGVFVRLPGSTPTFALGDFLPGAARLGAGAPTPESFKSTRDLEWNSAQRQLDEMLLDRYAPAAVLVDEQLHVKQIRGEAGEYLRHRPGDATLDLAGMVSPGFASAVTSAVAEVRATQRPARREAVRPRADGGHAAVDIVVVPVTSEDGPTYYAVLFNEGAAVSRAPGESGDEPTETEYLRQELDAATERLRILRDGRDAANESLRAANEEIQSSNEELQSMNEELETAKEELQSTNEELTTLNDELQARNAELGHRNDDLNNLLSSSSIAMLLLDADLRVRRYTAQGAGVFNLIPGDIGRRVTDIRWRLKVEDVDALLTSVIESGQTDEREVADDSGRWFRMTTKPYLTSENDVRGAVVTLIDIDVLHKAARHT; this is translated from the coding sequence CTCTGACTCGGGACTCGCGATCGTCCTGATCCAGCACCTCGAGCCCACGCACACCAGCGATCTAGCGCAGATACTCGGCCGCAAGACATCGATGCCCGTCCTCGAGGTCGAGTCCGGCATGCGCATCCAGGCGGATCACGTCTACGTCATCCCGCCAAACACCGAGATGCGCGTGAGCGGCGACATCCTCTCGTTGAGCCCTCGTCCAGTCAGCAAGACACCGAGCATGACGGTCGACATCTTCCTGACATCGCTCGCACAGCAGTACGGCAGCCTCTCCATCGGCGTCATCCTCTCGGGCACGGCCTCCGACGGGACCAAGGGACTCGCGGCCATCAAGGCGCAGGACGGCATAACCCTCGTCCAGGATCCCAGCACCGCCGGCCACCGTGGCATGCCAGCGAGCGCCATGGCTGCCGGGGTCGCCGATGCGGTGCTCCCGATCGAGGGTATCGCTCGCGAACTCGTGCGGCTGTCCAAGCACCCCTACGTGCGTCAAGTCGAGAAGCGCGAACTCGAGACGCCCCGCGTTCTCTCCGCGGAAGAGGAGCAGGCGCTCGAGGGGATCGCCGCGAGGGTGAGGCGGTCGACCGGTCTGGACCTTACCCACTACAAGCGCCCGACGGTGCTCCGGCGCGTCGAGCGCCGGATGGCGATGAAGCACGCTGCCAGTATGTCCGAATACGTGGGCATCCTCGACAAGGACGACGACGAGGTAGCCGAGTTGCTCGCGGACGTGCTGGTCAGGGTCACGTCGTTCTTCCGAGACCCCGAGACGTTCGAGGCGCTCAAGACGCAGGTGCTCCCGTCGATCGTCGAGGGCAGGTCGGGCGATGCCGCCGTTCGGGTCTGGGTCCCGGGCTGTGCGACGGGGCAGGAAGCGTACTCGATCGCGATCGTGCTGCTCGAGGCCCTGGAGGAAGCGGGGTCCGACGCCCGGATCCAGGTGTTCGCCTCAGACCTCAGGGAGAAGGACCTTGTGTTCGCCCGCCGGGGCATCTTCCCGCCCGAGGTTGCCAGCGAGGTCGGCGAGGCGCGGCTCGATCGTTTCTTCACCGAAGTAGAGGATGGTTATCAGGTCAGCCGAGCGATCCGGGAAGCATGCGTCTTCGCGCGTCACGACGTGACGAACGATCCGCCGTTCGGACGCCTCGATCTCGTCAGTTGCCGCAACCTGCTCATCTACCTCGACAACGTGCTGCAGAAGAGGCTCCTCGGCATCTTCCACTACTCTCTCGTGCAGGACGGCGTGCTCGTGCTCGGCGAGTCCGAGGGGATAACCTCCGCGCCCGGTTTGTTCAGGCGCACCGAGCACAAGGGCGTCTTCGTGCGTCTTCCCGGCTCGACGCCGACCTTCGCCTTGGGGGACTTCTTGCCCGGCGCTGCTCGTCTCGGGGCGGGAGCGCCGACGCCGGAGTCGTTCAAGTCCACTCGTGACCTTGAGTGGAACTCCGCCCAGCGGCAACTCGACGAGATGCTTCTGGACCGGTACGCGCCGGCGGCGGTCCTGGTCGACGAGCAACTCCATGTCAAGCAGATCCGTGGCGAGGCGGGCGAGTACTTGCGGCACCGGCCCGGCGACGCGACCCTGGACCTGGCCGGCATGGTCTCCCCCGGGTTCGCATCGGCTGTGACCTCGGCGGTCGCCGAAGTCCGGGCGACTCAGCGGCCCGCGCGGCGTGAGGCCGTGCGCCCGCGGGCCGACGGCGGTCACGCCGCCGTCGACATCGTCGTCGTCCCCGTGACGTCCGAGGACGGCCCGACGTACTATGCCGTGCTGTTCAACGAGGGAGCCGCGGTCTCGCGTGCGCCCGGAGAGTCGGGTGACGAGCCGACCGAGACGGAGTATCTCCGCCAGGAGCTCGACGCCGCGACGGAGCGACTCCGGATCTTGCGCGACGGTCGCGATGCGGCCAACGAGTCGCTTCGTGCGGCGAACGAGGAGATCCAGTCGAGCAACGAGGAACTCCAGAGCATGAACGAGGAGCTCGAGACTGCGAAGGAGGAGCTCCAATCCACCAACGAGGAGCTCACGACCCTCAACGACGAGCTCCAGGCTCGCAACGCCGAGCTCGGGCATCGCAACGACGACCTGAACAACCTGCTTTCGAGCTCGTCGATCGCGATGCTCTTGCTCGATGCGGACCTGAGGGTCCGGCGATACACCGCGCAAGGCGCCGGGGTGTTCAATCTCATCCCCGGAGATATCGGACGACGGGTCACCGACATCCGATGGCGGCTCAAGGTCGAGGACGTCGATGCGTTGCTGACCTCGGTGATCGAGTCTGGGCAGACGGACGAACGTGAGGTGGCCGACGACTCGGGCCGCTGGTTCAGGATGACGACCAAGCCGTACCTGACCAGCGAGAACGACGTCCGCGGCGCGGTCGTGACGCTCATCGACATAGACGTGCTCCACAAGGCAGCGCGGCACACCTGA